Sequence from the Microplitis demolitor isolate Queensland-Clemson2020A chromosome 2, iyMicDemo2.1a, whole genome shotgun sequence genome:
CGATAACTAATTGgtcgttttatttaaaaatttaatcaatttgaGTTAAAGTAGTACTATCGATACCACAAATATCAAATGTGTGCTTTGTGTAATTTGACTTCCTAGTGGGTCTGAATTATGTCAAATTATCGTATTAAGCCGCAAAATATTGTGTTTCACTGCAAATTTTCGGCAGGTTACAGTAATTTGCAGAAATTTATGGCAGAATGCGGTAAATTATTGCAATTTACGGCAATTTACCGCCATATGTGAATTTTTACTGTAACACAGTGAAATAATTCACTTTACGGTAAAACGCCgtaatttttcagtaaatctGCACGTTTACGGGGGAATACCGCACTTTTACCGATAAATACTGTAGGATTGCCACAAATTTATGGTGGAATACCGTATctttaccgtaaaataccgCAATTTACGGCATAATACCGCAACTTACCACAAAATACTGTAATTTGCCATATTTTACTGCAATTTACCTTCATTCGGATCCGCCAGGGTTCCGtagtattaatatttccaATGCCGCGTAAAAGCAAAAGAGATAGAAGTATGCTCACAGTATTTCAGTTTCATTCAAAATATGAGATTATGCGCGAAAATCTATAGCGCAAACATCTATTATACAAGTTCTTGGTTTTAcgtttatttactaaaataacatgttgctttatttaataatgtaactgtattagtaaataatatgaCGTATGTTTTGTACTAAAAAAATGTGCATAACACTGATATCCCCACATACTGCATTCGATACATGTTTATTTCGCGCACGTCATAACCTTCTTGGCGGCGTTGCCACATGTATGTAAGTAACCTAGCacgttttctttaattatttactaattactcTTATCACAAGCTCTGAAACTCAGATTCTGATTAACCAAAAtgttttaaacatttttttctttccattGATACCACTTTCATTGAAATCTgaacattactttttttgaaataacatAAACTCTGTGATTTCTCATACAGATCGATGGTAAgcacaaacattttttaatattaatatcttttttttcagttctctgtagacttttgaaaatttaactggttcattattttattataatgtacCGATTTGctaagttttattaaattctgaaCGTCAATTCTAAAACCGATAGTACGAccttaagttttaattaactcTTTACATAACCTCAAGTTTTTACCTCCTCTCAaactttcataattaatttatatgtatttgaatcgcatataaaaaaatcaagccTGAATCGTTTTAAAACTACAGTGCTTGTTCATcctcaatttttaattttaacaatgaaaaataaatatacaaataagtaaaaattttaatatgatcATTTGGCAATTAAAGGTCATTggatattttagaaaaatgagACACTGTCTAAGAatgggcttaaattttcaatagaattatcgttaaatttttttttgtgttatttgGAAATTTCAGTAACAAAAAAgtacttagaataattttgatgTGTGTTAggtttaaaacatttattaaactaatgtataagtaaaattaataagaattaaaaaaataccttcTTGTATTATCGCTAACAAGACTATCGGGTGCTCCATAAACAGGAGGATTTTCATAGGGATTATAGCCAAGCTTTGAAAGCATTGGAGCTACGTCTGGCATGTCTCTGACAACATCGTCTGGAATGTGTCCTACCCACTTAGTCAAAGCTTCAAGATTCACGGGTTTTATAACTTGATCAGAAGAACGTTCAACtctgtaatataattaattgatcaattaaataaattataaaataatattttgtttaaaaaataactaaattttattaaaaattaaaaattactttgaaaGTGGAACACCACCaggtttatttataaattcttcatGATGTAGAACAGATTCATTCCAGGGTACATCGAGAaaattgagtatttttttcatccaatCACGTGGATGGAGTACAAGCTGTTCATAAGGTACCATCAAACATCGACTTGGACCCACCTCTTTGCATTGATCATACATCAATGATATCGCGTGATTCCATCGCGTGAGACACTGTCTATACGATGATAAATCGAATCCAGTTATCGTTACCTACATACAAATAatcttattaatataaatgcaTGTTACAGCAGTAAGTGGCACGTGGCCCAATAGGAACGATAGCgaagaaggaaaaaaaaaattttaatgtatgcAAGGAAATAAGGTCTAAAGTCACACTTCAAACCTTAAACAAATTAACTGTTTCGTATTTCTTCCATTAAACACTAGCTTGTATATTaaactacacagaaaaaaaggattttttggcgcaaaaaaaattttgtcctatgaaatgaaaataaaagttttcttagaactagaaaaaattttcgtttttaactcataatgcaaaaaatttcttcaggCGAGTAAATTTCTTCGGCCCATAATAAAGGGCACTTACAAATATATGAACAATTTTGTCACAAAATGACTCAATAAGTCcttgatattttttgcacGCTAGCTAAAGTACATgcaaccaaaaaatattttttgcacaaCTATGGACGTCACAATTCTCTATTACACGCTATGACATCTCGTATTTTTAGGTGCCGAATATAAACTTTAAACAGCGAAAATTTCGATTATGTGATACACAAAAATTTGGAGGCGTTTATTTGTCTAAGAGAAAACAGTCAGCAAATCACTATATAATTAGCGGacatgatttaaaaatgaactgTCAATAGAACTAAATTTGAGAGAATTCTAAAGGGAAAATAAGAGTTAATTTAGTCAATTTATTGCGTTTTGAGAATTTGATTGTGTTTCTGCACATAAGTATGTACGACTAGATCAAAGGATATTATTGTTGGATgtataactaaatattttggatattttagataagtataaaatataaatagagatttaattaaaattgtatcaGTATTAATTAACGTTTGAAGTGTGTAATTATTAACTGATAACTAAAAATGAATGGTCACCTTTCTGGATATAATTGAATGAACGGTTGCACGGCCATCACgaaccataaataaaaatttagcatTTGGGAATAACTCGAGCATATAAGAGCCCATTTTTAATGTCAGAGGATCTTTATTGCATAGTCGCGGTGCTGGTTCTCCGTGTCGTGCAATAACTTCAAGACAAAATGCTGCAATAGCACTATCCATTACctgatgatgaaaaataaaaaaatacgtttaTTAATTAGCGAGAGTAACCATgcgtaaattatataaatatacaaaagtttaaatgagtttgttaaatttatggtggtaattaatttattaagttacCTCTTTAGAAATACCGGCTTCAACTAGACGAACGTTTTCACGTTCGGATTTTAACCAGTGAGATCTCATCTGAAGTATTCGAGGTATTACTCGTGTTTCTTGTCCAcatctataattatttattaattttataatttcatgtGCATTCAGATTTTgaacaataattcaaatattacgatgtgttaaaaaaaaaatatatatatatatatatatatatatattttttttttttcatttaggGTTGTAggattttttctatttcttaaatattaattttaaaaaaattgaatttatcaatttcagtccgatggaaaaaaaaaaaattaaaagattattttaactctactattaattgatttattaaggAATGCGCGAATAGTTCAAACTTACGAATTGGTgaggatttaataaatatatatattatacttataagttgtattaattttaaattagtttaataaaatttatataattttgttttacctTACATCTGGATGGGCATCTAACATTGCCCGCATTAAAGTTGTCCCTGATCTTGGAACTCCaccaataaatattaatggcaTGTTTCGATcatacatatatgattttttatctaaacttCCAACGATATATTTCTGCaacacaagaaaaaaaaactttacacaaaaatcataaaaaaaaatcgatctatcggttgactctgcaggccagccccaaaacttcccgcagttttcgagctccttgagcttgaaaacattgTCGAAAATACTGTTGCATGCTATTGTTTTaggaaaaaaaccgttttttagcacttctttctcccacgatatcttacaaacgaatcaaccgattgagataattcatgcggcaatcgacgcgttttattgagtcctagagctgatcaaattttggaattgatcggaTGAGTCGCTTCAAAGATAATCGAAGAAAACCGTTTTACACTATTTCGGTCTCGATCGatttctctcgaacgaatgaaccgattgagatggttgaggcggcaatcgacgtgttttattgaattcttgtgTTGATTAGaatttggaattgatcgatcgagccatttctgaaaaatttgaaaaaaacaaaaaaaaaattttttttttttttttttttcttccatatcttagagtctatttgatcgatcgatttgaaatcttcagaaaagttgacggccaacaaactcttttgattgccacctcaaacatgttaatcggtcagttcattaaaaagacaTTAAGAGTTTACAtctatacacacacacatcacacacacacacacacacacacacacatccagacactcggacatccttctgaaaatagtcagaatagcttccgaggacctcaaaacgtcgacatctgatgaaaactcgattttcgaaaatcgggatggaaccaataacttcccgaatttttgaaaattaataattttcttagcgggaagttaaaaatttttcttcaacttttggacaaattttttcaattaaaatcagttattaaatataatagcCGATCTTATCAgcttaataattcataaaagatataataattacaaccattatgatattaatttaataacggACAATAGACTGAACTTGAGACGATAATTTACGGCTGACTCCAAGTCGACTTTACTACTGAATAACCCGAGACGCTTTGCCCTATAACTCTGACGGCGCAATTTGTATGTAATGTACCTTTCCCTTCTAACGTCAATTTTATGCCAGATGCATATGTAGTGCACATAAGTGCTTGATAATTTCCTCCAAGCATTTCCTTGATATGAGTAAtttatacacacacatactaGCTACAAGTACTATCTAGTAACTATGTGCAACTCTATCATATAATGATACCTCACTACCTCTTCACCACGACTTGTCTGCTTCTATAATGACGTACGTTATTTTACACTAGTTagtgataattattcatatataatttaaattcaccgTTGATATTTACATGTcactttagaaattttttttattttaattttatttttaccatataaattggtattttaaaattcatattagATTATTTGTCGTGAAAGATTCTAGagatttatttcttatcattttttatgggACAAAGGTGGTGAGAGAGTTCCGGTTTCtcgtttttttaacatatataaTAGGGTAGATGCGGGTATAaattacattgtaaaaaatttgcggaatagataattctttattattcACGCCCCTTCAGAGTAAGTTTCACTCCGAaggaaattttggaaaatattaattataaaaaaacttcgCAAAGTGAAATCGTAGGAAAAACTAACGGATTAGATTACTATTTATAGTGAATTAGGTCTCTTATAAGAGACCTAACCAAAACATATATGTTTTGGTATTTATATTGAGTGcggaaataattacgagcttCGTTTACTTACATTcatctgaaataatttataaaaattatttgcagctaaaaatgaaaactttcACGTTTATAAATTGAAGTAACAGATTTTCTTTTTCCACCATTAAAATAGTTTCATTGGGCGACAAACTGTCATATGATTTACATCAACCATATTAcgaaatatcattttatattgtggcgaaatataaaatattcctaTGAAAACTATGTCgttataactattaaattttcgatcgtaaagcacactctgatgcttcgcatcatgagtcgtgcaataatttaatatttttattacactgtaaaaaatcaccggggtaagtccaagtggtgtaggtgttaaaatcggcggtgttaaatttcaacaccgaaagcggtgtGAAAATAACGCCGCcaccggtgtaaatattctgtaccgatgttaaaaaaaaattctccgatgttaaaataacgccgccgacggtgtaaatattctagacCGGTTCTAAAATAACATCGCCGCCGGTATAGATATTCTTTAacgatgttaaaatattttactttgtgaatatttttacttactcgatcactatatttgtcaataaatgatattttttattaattttcataaagaactgatgtttttttgtgttttataatctttaaagttaaaaCTCCAAGCGGACGCAG
This genomic interval carries:
- the LOC103568660 gene encoding protein-tyrosine sulfotransferase; this translates as MSLLLTRGARKGSILCFCALIFLFALYELGIICGNTKDQSSAMMIPKEKYIVGSLDKKSYMYDRNMPLIFIGGVPRSGTTLMRAMLDAHPDVRCGQETRVIPRILQMRSHWLKSERENVRLVEAGISKEVMDSAIAAFCLEVIARHGEPAPRLCNKDPLTLKMGSYMLELFPNAKFLFMVRDGRATVHSIISRKVTITGFDLSSYRQCLTRWNHAISLMYDQCKEVGPSRCLMVPYEQLVLHPRDWMKKILNFLDVPWNESVLHHEEFINKPGGVPLSKVERSSDQVIKPVNLEALTKWVGHIPDDVVRDMPDVAPMLSKLGYNPYENPPVYGAPDSLVSDNTRRVLANNEIWEAKVKQFALEQRGPVPMITDDDVTSTISNEA